The Anaerobranca gottschalkii DSM 13577 genome segment GGGGCATTAGCAGGTGTTAATGAAGCTGTTACTATTTTAGGAAGATTATTAGGATTAATTGCAGAAATTGACTTTGCATTGGTACCTGATGGTACTTATAAAGGTGCAGGTAGAGGTTTCGGTGGAGATATTGAAGTAGAAGTTACAATAAAGGATGGGAAACTGGTAGATATCAAGATTTTATCCCATAACGAAACACCGGGAATTTCTGATCCAGCTTTTGAAAAAACCCCTAAAAATATTATTGAACAACAAACATTAGAAGTTGATACTGTATCTGGAGCTACTGCTACATGTAATGGTATTAAAGCTGCTGTAAGAAATGCTTTAGCACAATTCTTCGGTGGTGATCAAGAAGAACCTGAAGATCCAATTATCTTAAGTGAAGTTGCTAATGGTAAATATGTTGGAGTTGGTCAAGGGTTATTTGGTGAAGTTAAAGTAGAAGTAGTTGTAAATAATGGTAAAATAGTTAGCTTGACAGTTGAAGCATCAGAAGATACAGCTGATTATGTAGCTATAGCTGTAGAAAAAATGACAGAAAGATTGCTAGAAGCTACTGACCTCGAACAAGTAGATGTAAAAACCGGTGCTACCAAAACTTCAGAAGGTATCCTAGAAGCAGTTAAAAATGCCTTAAGGGGTGAACCGGTAATAGACTTAAAAGAAATTCCTAATGGAACTTACCGAGGTGAAGCTGAAGGATTCTTTGGACCGGTAAAGGTTGAAGTAACTATTAAAAATGGTGTTATTGTTGAAATCAACTATATTTCTACAGCAGATGAGACAAAAGAATATGCTGATATAGCAAGGAAAGCTATGAAGGAAAGATTAGAGGGGTCCGATACTTTAGATGTAGATGTAAAGACTGGAGCAACCGGTACTTCTAAGGGAATCTTGAATGCCGTTAAAAATGCCCTAACCAGTGGGCTACAGTAGGAGGTGCAACATGTTAGGAGAACTAACTAAAGGTTTATATAAAGAAAATCCTGTTTTTAGACTTTTACTAGGTCTATGCCCTACCCTTGCTGTAACCACCAGTGCCATAAATGGTTTTGGTATGGGTATGGCAACAACCTTTGTATTGATTTGTTCAAATATAATAGTTTCTTTAGTAAAAAAATTAATCCCAAGTGCAGTAAGGATTCCCAGTTTTATAGTAATAATTGCTACTTTTGTTACCATAGTAGATATGTTTATGGAAGCTTTTGCATATCCTTTATATGAAAATTTAGGGATTTTTATCCCCCTTATTGTTGTTAACTGTTTAATTTTAGGTAGAGCTGAAGCCTTTGCCTCTAAAGAATCAGTTTTACCATCTTTATTAGATGCCGTTGGAATGGGATTAGGTTTTACATTGAGTTTAACAGTTCTTGGAGGTATCAGAGAAATATTAAGCGGATCTATCGGTATTTTTGGTATGCCTCCAGGTGCTTTTCTAACTTTAGGTTTATTATTAGGTTTAATTAACTTCATTACTTTAACAAAACTTAAGAGAAGCTAGAAAGGGGGATAATTAATGAATATATCTAATCTCTTAACAATACTTTTCACTGCCATTTTTGTAAACAATTTTGTATTAAGGCAGTTCCTTGGTATCTGCCCTTTCCTAGGTGTATCGAAAAAAGTTGAAACTTCTGTTGGTATGGGTATGGCAGTAACTTTTGTTATGACTTTATCTTCAATAATAACTTGGTTTATTCAAAATACCCTTTTAAAACCTTTAAAGATTGAGTACCTTCAAACTCTAGCCTTTATTTTAGTAATAGCTTCTTTAGTACAGTTTGTTGAATTAGCAATCAAGAAAACTAGTCCGACCCTTTACAAAGCATTGGGGATTTTCTTGCCTCTAATTACTACTAACTGTGCTGTATTAGGTTTAGCTATTCTAAATATCTCTAAAGGTTATACTTTAATTGAAACTATTTTTCATGCCATCGGTGCAGCATTAGGTTTTACTTTAGCATTAGTTTTATTAGCTAGTGTCAGAGAAAGATTAGAACTTTCTGGAGGAAATAAGTTTTTTGAAGGAGTTCCAGCTGCCCTTGTTGCTGCAGCAATTTTAGCACTAACTTTCTCAGGATTCGTATTTTAGTGGAAAATAGGGGGTGTATTTAAATGATAATACCGATTCTGGTAATTGGTGGTATAGGTGTTGTTTTTGGTACTATGCTAGCCATTGCCTCAGTAATATTTGCTGTAGAAGTAGATCCTAGGGTAGATGCAATAAATGAAATTTTACCTGGAGCTAACTGTGGTGCTTGTGGTTACCCTGGATGTGGAGGTTTTGCTGAAGCTGTTGTAGGAGGTAAAGCCCCTATTACTGGCTGTCCTGTAGGGAGACAGAAAACTGCAGATAAAATTGCAGAGATTATGGGAATAGAAGCTAAAAGTTCTACTCAAGATACCAAAATGGTCGCAAGAGTAATTTGTAATGGTACTAGTGAAGTAGCTAAAGAGAAATTTATTTATGATGGAGTTAAAGACTGTGTATCTGCAATGCTAATTGATGGTGGTTCAAAAGCATGTAAGTACGGTTGTTTAGGTTTAGCTACTTGTGTAAGGGAGTGCCCCTTTGATGCAATAACAATGGGAGAAAATGGTATCCCTGTTATTGACGAAGAAATTTGTACTAGTTGTCAAAAATGTGTTATTGCTTGTCCAAAGGATGTAATCCGTATGGTTCCCCAAGGAAGTCAGGTT includes the following:
- the rsxE gene encoding electron transport complex subunit RsxE, whose translation is MLGELTKGLYKENPVFRLLLGLCPTLAVTTSAINGFGMGMATTFVLICSNIIVSLVKKLIPSAVRIPSFIVIIATFVTIVDMFMEAFAYPLYENLGIFIPLIVVNCLILGRAEAFASKESVLPSLLDAVGMGLGFTLSLTVLGGIREILSGSIGIFGMPPGAFLTLGLLLGLINFITLTKLKRS
- a CDS encoding electron transport complex protein RnfA translates to MNISNLLTILFTAIFVNNFVLRQFLGICPFLGVSKKVETSVGMGMAVTFVMTLSSIITWFIQNTLLKPLKIEYLQTLAFILVIASLVQFVELAIKKTSPTLYKALGIFLPLITTNCAVLGLAILNISKGYTLIETIFHAIGAALGFTLALVLLASVRERLELSGGNKFFEGVPAALVAAAILALTFSGFVF
- a CDS encoding RnfABCDGE type electron transport complex subunit B, with amino-acid sequence MIIPILVIGGIGVVFGTMLAIASVIFAVEVDPRVDAINEILPGANCGACGYPGCGGFAEAVVGGKAPITGCPVGRQKTADKIAEIMGIEAKSSTQDTKMVARVICNGTSEVAKEKFIYDGVKDCVSAMLIDGGSKACKYGCLGLATCVRECPFDAITMGENGIPVIDEEICTSCQKCVIACPKDVIRMVPQGSQVHVLCNSIDKGASTMKVCKVGCIGCRKCAKVCPEQCITVENNLAVIDNFKCTACEKCIGECPTNAIKKVQ
- a CDS encoding FMN-binding protein; translation: MNNIFRLIITLTLIAAIATGLLAVVNNITSPIIEEGARQRLAQALGRVIDADDFEEIDENGIKYFKGYKNGEHVGYVIRVESKGYGSSPIVMIVGLTTDVVVTGVEVLSHSETPGLGDRPFAPNKLAEFIGQGLESGINFDVVSGATSSSLGALAGVNEAVTILGRLLGLIAEIDFALVPDGTYKGAGRGFGGDIEVEVTIKDGKLVDIKILSHNETPGISDPAFEKTPKNIIEQQTLEVDTVSGATATCNGIKAAVRNALAQFFGGDQEEPEDPIILSEVANGKYVGVGQGLFGEVKVEVVVNNGKIVSLTVEASEDTADYVAIAVEKMTERLLEATDLEQVDVKTGATKTSEGILEAVKNALRGEPVIDLKEIPNGTYRGEAEGFFGPVKVEVTIKNGVIVEINYISTADETKEYADIARKAMKERLEGSDTLDVDVKTGATGTSKGILNAVKNALTSGLQ